A genome region from Luteimonas galliterrae includes the following:
- a CDS encoding phytoene desaturase family protein, translating to MKNEHDVLIVGGGHNGLVCAAYLAAAGLKVKVLERRSIVGGAAVTEEFHPGFRNSTASYTVSLLNPKVIRDLRLAEHGLRVVERPYANFLPLPDGRAFRLGGEHTQAEVAKWSARDAQRLPDYYAMLDRVVAVLRELMQRAPPNVSDRFVLADWLASLSAARQLKHLDMRGRRDLLDLFTKSAGELLDRWFESEPLKATLGWDSVVGNFASPYTPGSAYVLLHHVFGEVNGKSGVWGHAIGGMGAITQAIAKECAARGVAVDTGAGVERVIVENGSAVGVVLAGGRELRAKTVVSNLNPKLLYQKLIPREQLDENTVERADRYRCGSGTFRMNVALSELPDFAAAPGTQLQPHHQSGILIGPSLQYFERAYFDAKSKEHNAGWSRAPIVEVVISSTLDDTLAPPGQHVASLFCQHVHPEVDGGWDAHRDTVAKLMIDTVDAYAPNFRRSVLGYRALSPLDLEREFGLVGGDIFHGSLGLDQVFSARPWLGQGNYRGSLRNLYLCGSGTHPGGGVTGLPGRNAAREILRDLGRSPRPD from the coding sequence ATGAAAAACGAACACGACGTCCTGATCGTCGGCGGCGGCCACAACGGCTTGGTCTGCGCGGCGTATCTCGCCGCGGCGGGGCTGAAAGTCAAAGTCCTTGAACGTCGCAGCATCGTCGGCGGCGCCGCGGTCACCGAGGAATTCCATCCCGGCTTCCGCAACTCCACCGCCAGCTACACGGTCAGCCTGCTCAACCCGAAGGTGATCCGCGATCTGCGCCTGGCCGAGCACGGCTTGCGCGTGGTCGAGCGGCCGTACGCGAACTTCCTGCCGCTGCCCGACGGCCGCGCGTTCCGGCTGGGCGGCGAACACACCCAGGCCGAAGTGGCGAAGTGGAGCGCGCGCGATGCGCAGCGCCTGCCCGACTATTACGCGATGCTCGACCGCGTCGTCGCGGTACTGCGCGAACTGATGCAGCGCGCGCCGCCGAACGTGTCCGATCGTTTCGTGCTGGCCGACTGGCTGGCGTCGCTGTCGGCCGCCAGGCAGCTCAAGCACCTGGACATGCGCGGTCGCCGCGACCTGCTGGACCTGTTCACCAAATCGGCCGGCGAACTGCTCGACCGGTGGTTCGAATCCGAACCGTTGAAAGCGACGCTGGGCTGGGATTCGGTGGTCGGCAATTTCGCCAGCCCCTACACGCCGGGTTCGGCCTACGTGCTGCTGCATCACGTGTTCGGCGAGGTCAACGGCAAGTCCGGCGTCTGGGGCCATGCGATCGGCGGCATGGGCGCGATCACCCAGGCCATCGCCAAAGAGTGCGCCGCGCGCGGCGTGGCGGTGGATACCGGCGCGGGCGTGGAGCGCGTCATCGTCGAGAACGGCAGCGCGGTCGGCGTCGTGCTGGCCGGCGGGCGCGAGTTGCGCGCGAAGACGGTGGTCTCCAATCTCAATCCGAAGCTGCTCTACCAGAAGCTGATCCCGCGCGAGCAGCTCGACGAGAATACGGTAGAGCGTGCCGACCGCTATCGCTGCGGTTCCGGCACTTTCCGCATGAACGTGGCGCTGTCGGAATTGCCCGATTTCGCCGCCGCGCCGGGTACGCAGCTGCAACCGCACCACCAAAGCGGCATCCTGATCGGTCCGTCGCTGCAGTATTTCGAGCGCGCCTATTTCGATGCCAAATCGAAAGAGCACAACGCCGGCTGGTCGCGCGCGCCGATCGTGGAAGTGGTGATCTCGTCCACGCTGGACGACACGCTCGCGCCGCCCGGCCAGCACGTCGCCAGCCTGTTCTGCCAGCACGTGCATCCGGAGGTCGACGGCGGCTGGGACGCGCACCGCGATACCGTCGCCAAGCTGATGATCGATACCGTGGATGCGTATGCGCCGAATTTCCGGCGCAGCGTGCTCGGCTATCGCGCGCTGTCGCCGCTGGACCTGGAACGCGAGTTCGGCCTGGTCGGCGGCGACATCTTCCATGGCTCGCTGGGCCTGGACCAGGTGTTCAGCGCGCGGCCGTGGCTGGGCCAGGGCAATTACCGCGGCAGCC